One segment of Xanthomonas oryzae pv. oryzae DNA contains the following:
- the tssI gene encoding type VI secretion system tip protein TssI/VgrG, producing MHAEMIPTGFETLMRLAQDRRLIRVKTVLEEETFVVKHFTGVEEVSAPYTFDIELLSAQAGLQLKQLIGQPLRLSLGDEFDGRVVHGYVREFAQVGKQGELSAYRCELAPWFAFLQYTSNCRIFQDLNVLDIIERVFDGYPQLADYAHDLDAARYPKLSYCVQYNESDFQFVSRLLEDAGIYYAFRHSDDAHTMVLSDDSTSSEQFGEPASIEFVSDQGTLQRPGVHRWAARRRVGPTAHALKSFDFKQPRTALAASNGREVPVGALPQLERYHYDGAARFADSRVGDALAGLRGEEAAWPTKLFEGEGNSSRLVCAGCFQLERHPDFIGRSEQDRQFFVVKLQREGRNNFSSDMRDAQSPSYQCTATVLRRKIPYRPLRVTPVQRMPGPQTATVVGPPGEELHADRYGRVKVQFHWDRHGEFRENSSCWIRSASPWAGADMGGVSPPRVGQEVVVDFLDGDPDRPIITGRVYNEDNMPPFGMEVSGLKSKTVKGGGYNELSMHDSAGGELFNMRAQRDMVTTVLNDQNASIQNNKSTSVAVNHAMTVGANQTIAVGANRGITVTGTDTLGVTGTRTTSVTGAVTETFQAGQTKTIAAAGYRETVTGDFATTLNGNFVSQRNGTWKETVTQTSLRQVIGKTTEQLSAGREVTITGLDKRSVQGAVEDANVGARTVSVDGSMEQAISGTHTLFSNGDMTLASGSKLVATVGGAAIEILGDKISISAGGSTIVIDGSGVSVNGAEIKLNC from the coding sequence GTGCATGCAGAAATGATACCGACCGGTTTTGAAACGCTGATGCGACTGGCACAGGATCGCCGCCTGATCCGCGTCAAGACCGTGCTCGAAGAAGAAACGTTTGTCGTCAAGCACTTTACCGGCGTGGAAGAAGTTTCTGCACCGTATACCTTTGACATCGAACTGCTTTCCGCACAGGCCGGATTGCAGCTGAAGCAACTCATCGGTCAGCCGCTGCGATTGAGCCTGGGCGACGAGTTTGACGGGCGCGTCGTGCACGGCTACGTACGTGAGTTTGCCCAGGTCGGTAAGCAGGGCGAGCTGAGTGCCTATCGCTGCGAGCTCGCGCCCTGGTTCGCGTTTCTCCAATACACCAGCAATTGCAGGATTTTCCAGGATCTGAATGTGCTCGATATCATCGAGCGGGTGTTCGATGGCTATCCGCAACTTGCAGACTATGCGCACGATCTCGACGCGGCACGATATCCGAAGTTGAGCTATTGCGTGCAGTACAACGAGTCGGATTTCCAGTTTGTCTCGCGCTTGCTGGAGGATGCGGGCATTTACTACGCGTTTCGTCACTCCGATGATGCGCACACCATGGTCTTGTCCGACGACTCGACCAGTTCGGAGCAGTTCGGCGAGCCCGCCAGTATCGAGTTCGTGTCAGACCAGGGCACGCTACAGCGGCCTGGCGTGCATCGCTGGGCCGCCAGACGTCGGGTGGGACCCACGGCGCATGCCCTCAAGAGTTTCGACTTCAAGCAGCCGCGGACTGCACTGGCAGCCAGCAATGGCCGTGAAGTTCCGGTTGGTGCACTTCCGCAGCTGGAGCGTTATCACTACGACGGCGCTGCGCGATTTGCAGACAGTCGCGTGGGCGATGCGCTGGCCGGCTTGCGTGGCGAAGAAGCCGCGTGGCCAACCAAGTTGTTCGAGGGGGAAGGCAATAGCAGCCGACTGGTCTGCGCGGGATGTTTCCAACTGGAGCGGCATCCTGATTTCATCGGACGATCCGAACAAGACAGGCAGTTCTTCGTGGTGAAGCTGCAACGGGAGGGGCGCAACAACTTCTCCAGCGACATGCGCGATGCGCAATCGCCCAGCTATCAATGCACTGCAACCGTGTTGCGCCGGAAGATTCCGTATCGTCCGTTGCGGGTGACGCCAGTGCAACGGATGCCCGGACCGCAGACGGCAACTGTCGTCGGACCGCCCGGCGAGGAGTTGCACGCCGACCGCTACGGTCGAGTCAAGGTACAGTTTCACTGGGATCGTCATGGTGAGTTTCGCGAGAACAGTTCGTGCTGGATCCGCAGTGCCAGCCCCTGGGCCGGTGCGGATATGGGGGGCGTTTCGCCACCGCGTGTCGGGCAGGAAGTGGTGGTGGACTTCCTCGATGGCGATCCCGATCGACCCATCATCACCGGGCGTGTCTACAACGAAGACAATATGCCGCCGTTCGGCATGGAAGTCAGCGGGCTCAAATCCAAGACGGTCAAGGGTGGCGGCTATAACGAGCTCTCCATGCACGATAGTGCCGGTGGAGAACTCTTCAACATGCGCGCGCAGCGCGACATGGTGACCACGGTTCTCAACGACCAGAACGCGTCGATCCAGAACAACAAGTCCACCAGCGTGGCGGTCAATCACGCAATGACGGTGGGCGCGAACCAGACCATCGCAGTGGGTGCAAACCGCGGCATCACCGTCACCGGTACCGACACGCTGGGTGTTACCGGCACGCGTACCACCAGCGTGACTGGTGCGGTGACCGAGACCTTTCAGGCTGGCCAGACGAAGACCATTGCCGCGGCCGGGTACAGAGAAACGGTCACCGGTGATTTCGCCACCACCTTGAACGGCAACTTCGTCAGCCAGCGCAACGGCACCTGGAAGGAAACCGTCACCCAGACCTCGTTGCGGCAGGTGATCGGCAAGACCACCGAACAGCTGAGCGCCGGACGGGAGGTAACCATCACCGGCCTGGACAAGCGAAGTGTTCAGGGGGCTGTGGAGGATGCCAATGTCGGTGCGCGCACCGTCAGCGTTGACGGCAGCATGGAACAAGCGATATCCGGCACCCATACGCTGTTTTCCAACGGAGACATGACACTCGCCTCGGGCAGCAAGCTGGTCGCGACCGTGGGCGGTGCCGCGATCGAAATCCTGGGCGACAAGATCAGCATTTCCGCCGGTGGCTCCACCATCGTGATCGACGGCTCGGGCGTGTCCGTCAACGGGGCGGAAATCAAGCTCAATTGCTGA
- a CDS encoding M61 family metallopeptidase, giving the protein MKMPTLLSVSLLAALSLPAAAQTAPPQDVPFDGTLKIDVDATDLAHRIFKVNITMPAKPGPMTLLYPQWIPGDHSPTGPIDKLAGLVIKVDGKVVPWKRDQFDVYAFKVDVPQGATELTAEFKFLSPQAGNQGRVMMTPEMLNLQWNTTALYPAGYVVRNIKVQASVTLPAGWSYATALETDRRVGDTVSFKPIDFDDLVDSPMFAGKYYKRVELSTGKQPVYLNVFADEAKSLEAKPEQIKAHAALVQQMDKLYGARHFDHYEFLLALTKKLGGIGLEHHRSSENSGPPNYFTEWDKSWTMRDLLAHEFNHSWNGKYRRGADLSTPNFNVPMGDSLLWLYEGQTQFWGEVLAARSGLWTQDQARDMLAGVAATYERGRPGMTWRTVQDTTNDPTMSMRRSKPYRSYQMSEDYYSGAQMMWLEVDSKLRALTNNKRSIDDFAKAFFGMKNGDWDVNPYTFDDIVSTLNGVAAYDWASLLRERMDGHGSLNGGIEANGWKLVYNDEPNLAIKTYESNKNDVSLTYSLGLSLEGSGEVSEVLWDSPAFNAGIINGNSIVAVNGRAFSADVIKDAIKAAKGTAAPIELLVKRGDRYETVRIDYHGGLLYPHLERIAGKPDRLGELYKAR; this is encoded by the coding sequence ATGAAAATGCCCACCCTGTTGTCCGTGTCGTTGTTGGCGGCCTTGTCGCTGCCTGCGGCTGCGCAAACCGCACCGCCGCAGGACGTGCCGTTCGACGGCACCCTGAAGATCGATGTGGATGCCACCGACCTGGCCCACCGCATCTTCAAGGTCAACATCACCATGCCGGCCAAGCCAGGCCCGATGACGCTGCTGTACCCGCAGTGGATTCCCGGCGATCACTCGCCGACCGGGCCGATCGACAAGCTCGCCGGTCTGGTGATCAAGGTCGATGGCAAGGTCGTGCCCTGGAAGCGCGACCAATTCGACGTCTATGCGTTCAAGGTGGACGTGCCGCAGGGCGCCACCGAGCTGACGGCCGAGTTCAAGTTCCTCTCGCCGCAGGCCGGCAACCAGGGCCGGGTGATGATGACCCCGGAAATGCTCAACCTGCAGTGGAACACCACCGCGCTGTACCCTGCCGGCTATGTCGTGCGCAACATCAAGGTGCAGGCCAGCGTCACCCTGCCTGCTGGTTGGAGCTATGCCACCGCGCTGGAAACCGATCGCCGCGTCGGCGACACGGTGAGCTTCAAGCCGATCGATTTCGACGACCTGGTCGATTCGCCGATGTTCGCCGGCAAGTACTACAAGCGCGTGGAACTGAGCACCGGCAAGCAGCCGGTCTATCTCAATGTGTTCGCCGATGAAGCCAAATCGCTGGAGGCCAAGCCGGAGCAGATCAAGGCCCATGCCGCGCTGGTGCAGCAGATGGACAAGCTGTACGGTGCGCGCCACTTCGACCATTACGAATTCCTGCTGGCGCTGACCAAGAAGCTGGGCGGCATCGGCCTGGAGCATCACCGTTCCAGCGAAAACAGCGGCCCGCCGAACTACTTCACCGAGTGGGACAAGAGCTGGACCATGCGCGACCTGCTGGCGCATGAGTTCAATCACTCCTGGAACGGCAAGTACCGCCGTGGCGCCGACCTGTCCACGCCGAACTTCAACGTGCCGATGGGCGACAGCCTGCTGTGGCTGTATGAGGGCCAGACCCAGTTCTGGGGCGAAGTGCTGGCTGCCCGTTCGGGCCTGTGGACGCAGGACCAGGCGCGCGACATGCTGGCTGGCGTCGCGGCGACCTACGAGCGTGGTCGCCCCGGCATGACTTGGCGCACGGTGCAGGACACCACCAACGACCCGACCATGTCGATGCGGCGTTCGAAGCCGTACCGCAGCTATCAGATGAGCGAGGACTACTACTCCGGCGCCCAGATGATGTGGCTGGAAGTGGATAGCAAGCTGCGCGCGCTCACCAACAACAAGCGCTCCATCGACGATTTCGCCAAGGCGTTCTTTGGCATGAAGAATGGCGATTGGGATGTCAATCCTTACACCTTCGATGACATCGTCAGCACGCTCAACGGCGTGGCTGCATACGACTGGGCCAGCCTGTTGCGCGAGCGCATGGACGGGCACGGTTCCTTGAATGGCGGTATCGAAGCCAACGGCTGGAAGCTGGTCTACAACGACGAGCCGAACCTGGCCATCAAGACTTACGAGAGCAACAAGAACGACGTCAGCCTGACCTATTCGCTGGGCCTGTCGCTGGAAGGCTCGGGCGAGGTGAGTGAGGTGTTGTGGGACAGCCCGGCGTTCAATGCCGGCATCATCAATGGCAATAGCATCGTTGCGGTCAACGGCCGTGCCTTCAGCGCAGACGTCATCAAGGATGCGATCAAGGCGGCCAAGGGCACCGCCGCGCCGATCGAACTGCTGGTCAAGCGCGGCGACCGCTACGAAACCGTCCGCATCGACTACCACGGCGGTTTGTTGTATCCGCATCTGGAACGCATCGCCGGCAAGCCGGATCGCCTGGGCGAGTTGTACAAGGCGCGCTGA
- the cyoD gene encoding cytochrome o ubiquinol oxidase subunit IV, with product MANHHHTETAADAHAGGLKSYLIGFVMAVILTVIPFAMVMSGAFSKGVTVVVISVMAAVQMLVHMVYFLHMDRTPEQRSNVQVGLFSLLIIGIVIVGSLWVLHNMNVNMMH from the coding sequence ATGGCCAATCATCACCACACCGAAACTGCCGCCGACGCGCATGCCGGTGGCTTGAAGTCCTACCTGATCGGCTTTGTGATGGCCGTGATCCTCACCGTCATCCCGTTTGCGATGGTGATGAGCGGCGCGTTCTCCAAGGGCGTCACCGTCGTCGTGATCTCGGTCATGGCCGCGGTGCAGATGCTGGTGCACATGGTGTACTTCCTGCATATGGACCGCACGCCGGAGCAGCGCTCCAACGTGCAGGTGGGCCTGTTCTCGCTGCTGATCATCGGCATCGTGATCGTCGGTTCGCTGTGGGTGCTACACAACATGAACGTCAACATGATGCATTGA
- the cyoC gene encoding cytochrome o ubiquinol oxidase subunit III, with product MTMAFSTTLDHAAHAGGHDHDHEHHDGGGNTVFGFWVYLMSDCLLFAGLFATYAVLSGATVDGPTAKELFDLKFVLVETFLLLFSSLSFGFAMIAAHKRKMGGLYGWMAVTALLGIGFLCMEIWEFNHLIHEGAGPGRSAFLSAFFTLVGTHGLHVASGLLWMAVLVIQISKNGLTARNSTRLACLSLFWHFLDIIWIGVFTVVYLLGAL from the coding sequence ATGACCATGGCTTTTTCGACCACGCTTGACCACGCCGCCCATGCGGGCGGCCATGATCACGACCACGAACATCACGACGGCGGCGGCAATACCGTCTTCGGGTTCTGGGTCTATCTGATGAGCGACTGCCTGCTGTTTGCCGGTCTGTTCGCCACCTATGCGGTGCTGTCCGGCGCCACGGTGGACGGGCCGACCGCCAAGGAGCTGTTCGACCTGAAGTTCGTGCTGGTGGAAACCTTCCTGCTGTTGTTCAGCAGCTTGAGCTTCGGCTTCGCGATGATTGCCGCGCACAAGCGCAAGATGGGTGGGCTGTACGGCTGGATGGCGGTCACCGCGCTGCTGGGTATCGGCTTCCTGTGCATGGAAATCTGGGAGTTCAACCACCTGATCCATGAAGGTGCCGGACCGGGTCGCAGCGCGTTCCTGTCGGCGTTCTTCACCCTGGTGGGCACGCATGGTCTGCACGTGGCCTCCGGCCTGTTGTGGATGGCGGTGCTGGTGATTCAGATCTCCAAGAACGGTCTGACCGCGCGCAACAGCACGCGTCTGGCCTGCCTGAGCCTGTTCTGGCACTTCCTGGACATCATCTGGATCGGTGTGTTCACCGTCGTCTATCTGCTGGGAGCGCTGTAA
- the cyoB gene encoding cytochrome o ubiquinol oxidase subunit I codes for MLGKLTIDAVPYHEPIIMVALGGGGLLGLLIAAAITKYKLWGYLWKEWFTSVDHKRIGVMYIIVALVMLLRGFADAAMMRTQQALVGNGGEGVFPPHHYDQIFTAHGVIMIFFMAMPFMTGLLNLIVPLQIGARDVAFPFLNSLSFWLFVAGAALINISLGVGEFAQTGWLAYPPLSGLEYSPGVGVDYYIWALQISGLGTLLTGVNFFVTILRMRAPGMTLMRMPVFTWTALITNILIIAAFPILTVALALLGADRYLGTHFFTNGGGGNAMMYVNLIWIWGHPEVYILILPAFGIFSELIATYSRKRLFGYTSMVYATSCIGVLSFVVWLHHFFTMGSGANVNAFFGITTMIISIPTGVKIFNWLFTMFRGRVHVTAPVLWTIGFIITFSIGGMTGVMLAIPAVDFVLHNSLFLIAHFHNVIIGGVVFGYLAGLTYWFPKAFGFKLNEKLGKASFWCWIIGFFVAFMPLYVLGFMGMTRRMNTYNHPEWAPWLYVAAVGAAIIGMGIFLNLLQIAYSVWKRKDHMDYTGDPWDGRTLEWATSSPPPFYNFAVLPHIDDRDQFWADKQNGKGWVRPSKYEAIHMPRNTAAGVYIGAFSVLMGFGLIWHIWWLAIIGLVGMIGSFIARTFDDDIDYWVPADEVERIENARFALLEQQQAAQAAKVV; via the coding sequence ATGCTAGGCAAACTTACCATTGATGCAGTTCCATACCACGAGCCGATCATCATGGTCGCTCTGGGTGGTGGCGGGCTGCTCGGCCTGCTCATCGCGGCCGCCATCACCAAGTACAAGCTGTGGGGCTATCTGTGGAAAGAGTGGTTCACCTCGGTCGATCACAAGCGCATCGGCGTGATGTACATCATCGTGGCGCTGGTCATGCTGCTGCGCGGCTTCGCCGATGCGGCGATGATGCGCACCCAGCAGGCGCTGGTCGGCAACGGTGGCGAAGGTGTGTTTCCTCCGCATCACTACGACCAGATCTTTACCGCGCATGGCGTGATCATGATCTTCTTCATGGCCATGCCGTTCATGACCGGCCTGTTGAACCTGATCGTGCCGCTGCAGATCGGCGCACGCGACGTGGCGTTCCCGTTTCTGAACTCGCTGAGTTTCTGGCTGTTCGTGGCCGGTGCGGCGTTGATCAACATCTCGCTGGGTGTCGGCGAGTTCGCGCAGACCGGTTGGCTGGCGTATCCGCCCTTGTCGGGGCTGGAATACAGTCCGGGGGTCGGCGTCGATTACTACATCTGGGCGTTGCAGATCTCCGGATTGGGCACCTTGCTGACCGGCGTCAACTTCTTCGTGACGATCCTGCGGATGCGCGCGCCGGGCATGACCCTGATGCGCATGCCGGTCTTCACCTGGACTGCGCTGATCACCAACATCCTGATCATCGCCGCGTTCCCGATCCTGACCGTGGCGCTGGCGCTGCTGGGTGCCGACCGTTACCTGGGCACGCACTTCTTCACCAACGGCGGTGGCGGCAACGCCATGATGTACGTCAACCTGATCTGGATCTGGGGTCACCCGGAGGTCTACATCCTGATCCTGCCGGCGTTCGGCATCTTCTCCGAGTTGATTGCCACCTACAGCCGCAAGCGTCTGTTCGGCTACACCTCGATGGTCTACGCCACCTCGTGCATCGGCGTGCTGTCGTTCGTGGTGTGGTTGCACCACTTCTTCACCATGGGCTCGGGTGCCAATGTCAATGCCTTCTTCGGTATCACGACGATGATCATCTCGATTCCGACCGGCGTGAAGATCTTCAACTGGCTGTTCACCATGTTCCGCGGCCGTGTGCACGTGACCGCGCCGGTGCTGTGGACGATCGGCTTCATCATCACCTTCAGCATCGGCGGCATGACCGGCGTGATGCTGGCGATTCCGGCCGTGGACTTCGTGCTGCACAACAGCCTGTTCCTGATCGCGCACTTCCATAATGTGATCATCGGTGGCGTGGTGTTCGGTTACTTGGCCGGTCTGACCTACTGGTTTCCGAAGGCCTTCGGTTTCAAGCTCAACGAAAAGCTGGGCAAGGCCTCGTTCTGGTGCTGGATCATCGGTTTCTTTGTGGCCTTCATGCCGCTGTACGTGCTCGGCTTCATGGGCATGACCCGCCGCATGAACACCTACAACCATCCCGAGTGGGCGCCGTGGCTGTATGTGGCTGCGGTGGGTGCTGCGATCATCGGCATGGGTATCTTCCTGAACCTGCTGCAGATCGCTTACAGCGTGTGGAAGCGCAAGGACCACATGGACTACACCGGCGACCCGTGGGATGGCCGTACGCTGGAATGGGCGACTTCGTCGCCGCCGCCGTTCTACAACTTCGCCGTGCTGCCGCACATCGACGACCGCGACCAGTTCTGGGCCGACAAGCAGAACGGCAAGGGCTGGGTGCGTCCTTCGAAGTACGAAGCCATCCACATGCCGCGCAACACCGCTGCAGGCGTCTACATCGGTGCCTTCAGCGTGCTGATGGGCTTCGGTCTGATCTGGCACATCTGGTGGCTGGCCATCATCGGCCTGGTGGGCATGATCGGCAGCTTCATTGCGCGTACGTTCGATGACGACATCGATTACTGGGTGCCGGCCGACGAAGTGGAGCGCATCGAAAACGCACGCTTCGCCCTGCTCGAACAGCAACAGGCGGCGCAGGCCGCGAAGGTGGTATGA
- the cyoA gene encoding ubiquinol oxidase subunit II: MIPLKQLGRLLRPGLMLPFLLLAGCNSAILNPKGQIGHDEKQLLITSVVLMLIVVIPVIVMTIAFAWKYRASNTKARYEPDWSHSTAIEVVVWSIPCVIILVLAVLTWRSSHALDPYRPLDSDVKPITIEAVSLDWKWMFIYPDQNIATVNEIAFPVHTPLNFKITSDTVMNSFFIPHLGTMIYAMAGMETKLHLVANEPGEYFGLSTNYSGHGFSKMSFKAHVTDQAGFDAWVAKVKASPTALNAAEYQVLAANRNDKEQYPVTYYSSVQDGMFRSLVDKYMNGPGHSKGHGDHQASAMEPVAMCTSGDK; the protein is encoded by the coding sequence ATGATTCCGCTGAAACAGCTCGGGCGTTTACTTCGTCCAGGCCTGATGTTGCCCTTCCTGCTGCTGGCAGGTTGCAACTCGGCCATCCTCAATCCGAAAGGCCAGATCGGCCACGACGAAAAGCAACTGCTGATCACCTCGGTGGTGCTGATGCTGATCGTGGTCATCCCGGTGATCGTGATGACGATTGCGTTCGCGTGGAAATATCGCGCATCCAACACAAAGGCGCGTTACGAGCCGGATTGGTCGCACTCCACCGCCATCGAAGTGGTGGTGTGGTCGATCCCGTGCGTGATCATCCTGGTGCTGGCGGTGCTGACCTGGCGCTCGTCGCACGCGCTGGACCCGTACCGGCCGCTGGATTCGGACGTCAAGCCGATCACGATCGAAGCGGTGTCGCTGGACTGGAAGTGGATGTTCATCTACCCCGATCAGAACATCGCCACCGTCAATGAGATTGCGTTCCCGGTGCACACGCCGCTGAACTTCAAGATCACCTCCGACACGGTGATGAACTCGTTCTTCATTCCGCACCTGGGCACCATGATCTACGCGATGGCGGGCATGGAAACCAAGCTGCATCTGGTGGCCAACGAGCCGGGCGAGTACTTCGGCCTGTCGACCAACTACAGCGGCCACGGCTTTTCGAAGATGAGCTTCAAGGCGCATGTCACCGATCAGGCTGGCTTCGATGCGTGGGTGGCCAAGGTCAAGGCGTCGCCGACCGCGTTGAATGCTGCCGAGTACCAGGTGCTGGCTGCCAATCGCAACGACAAGGAACAGTATCCGGTCACCTACTACTCGTCGGTGCAGGACGGCATGTTCCGCTCGCTGGTCGACAAATACATGAATGGTCCCGGCCACAGTAAAGGCCACGGCGACCATCAGGCATCGGCTATGGAGCCGGTCGCCATGTGCACTTCTGGAGACAAGTGA
- the ispH gene encoding 4-hydroxy-3-methylbut-2-enyl diphosphate reductase: MYVLLANPRGFCAGVDRAIEIVKRAIETLGAPIYVRHEVVHNRFVVDDLKQRGAIFVEELDEVPDDATVIFSAHGVPQAVRQEAERRGLKVFDATCPLVTKVHFEVARHCRAGRDVVLIGHAGHPEVEGTMGQWSRERGPGTIYLVEDIEQVATLDVRQPENLAYTTQTTLSVDDTMGIIEALRARYPAMQGPRHDDICYATQNRQDAVRDLARQCDLVLVVGSPNSSNSNRLSELARRDGVESYLIDNASEIDPAWIVGKQHIGLTAGASAPQVLVDGVLARLRELGASGVSELEGEPESMVFALPKELRLRLVG, encoded by the coding sequence ATGTACGTCCTGCTCGCCAATCCCCGTGGTTTTTGTGCCGGTGTCGACCGTGCGATCGAGATCGTCAAGCGTGCGATCGAAACGCTGGGCGCGCCGATCTATGTGCGGCACGAAGTCGTGCACAACCGCTTCGTTGTCGACGACCTCAAACAGCGTGGTGCGATCTTCGTCGAAGAACTCGACGAAGTGCCCGACGATGCCACGGTGATCTTCAGCGCGCACGGCGTCCCGCAGGCCGTGCGCCAGGAAGCCGAGCGGCGTGGGCTGAAGGTGTTCGACGCCACCTGCCCGTTGGTGACCAAGGTGCATTTCGAAGTGGCGCGGCATTGCCGGGCCGGCCGCGACGTGGTGCTGATCGGCCATGCCGGGCACCCGGAAGTGGAAGGCACGATGGGGCAGTGGAGCCGCGAACGCGGCCCGGGCACGATCTACCTGGTCGAAGACATCGAGCAGGTCGCCACGCTCGATGTCCGCCAGCCCGAGAATCTCGCTTACACCACCCAGACCACGCTGTCGGTGGACGACACCATGGGCATCATTGAAGCCCTGCGTGCGCGCTACCCGGCCATGCAGGGGCCGCGTCACGACGACATCTGCTACGCCACCCAGAACCGCCAGGACGCGGTACGCGATCTGGCCCGCCAGTGCGATCTGGTGCTGGTGGTCGGTTCGCCGAATAGCTCTAATTCCAACCGGCTGAGCGAGCTGGCCCGGCGCGATGGGGTGGAGTCCTACCTGATCGACAACGCCAGCGAGATCGACCCGGCCTGGATCGTCGGCAAGCAGCATATCGGCCTGACTGCAGGTGCCTCTGCGCCGCAGGTGCTGGTCGATGGCGTGCTGGCGCGTTTGCGCGAGCTGGGCGCCAGCGGCGTCTCCGAGCTGGAAGGTGAGCCGGAATCGATGGTATTCGCGCTGCCCAAGGAACTGCGGTTGCGTCTGGTCGGCTGA
- the lspA gene encoding signal peptidase II: MSQRPNPSALIWLLLSALVIGLDQWSKAWVLSSLPEYTSVPVIDGFWNWYRTYNTGAAFSFLSDAGGWQLWFFTALAMGISGLLAFWLSRTARGHWRSALPYALVIGGAIGNVIDRLMHGHVVDFIQWYIGSHTWPSFNIADSAIVGGAIGIAVFGLFDKAGKQAS, translated from the coding sequence ATGAGTCAACGACCTAATCCCTCCGCACTGATCTGGCTGCTGCTCTCCGCGCTAGTGATTGGCCTGGACCAGTGGAGCAAGGCTTGGGTGCTGTCCAGCCTGCCCGAGTACACGTCGGTGCCGGTGATCGACGGTTTCTGGAACTGGTACCGCACTTACAACACCGGCGCGGCCTTCAGCTTTTTGAGCGATGCCGGCGGCTGGCAGCTGTGGTTCTTCACTGCGTTGGCGATGGGCATCAGCGGCCTGCTGGCGTTCTGGCTCTCGCGCACCGCGCGCGGGCACTGGCGCAGCGCGCTGCCGTATGCGCTGGTGATCGGCGGGGCGATCGGCAACGTGATCGACCGGCTCATGCACGGCCACGTGGTGGATTTCATCCAGTGGTACATCGGCAGCCATACCTGGCCGTCCTTCAACATCGCCGATTCGGCGATCGTGGGTGGCGCCATCGGCATCGCGGTGTTTGGGTTGTTCGACAAAGCCGGCAAGCAGGCGTCGTGA